Proteins encoded within one genomic window of Spirulina major PCC 6313:
- a CDS encoding ATP synthase subunit I, with protein sequence MASLRSSRSPAWQRFTLTLLAQGVRLWRDPQARRLGQWGIGTGGAIALCLWNWQLVLSTSAGVGAMLSVYWLQTGQWRQYWATVQRVLDGPQQPLVIAVASGGGIAIATYLASTLWLTTENHWLATSEILQSVGIVAILGLLITQFLHQHRHHLNHRYDRLVWALSHPNPIKRLFAVRKLSQAYPSYSRSQRAHLREYFLLSLTQENHPRVQQALVATLNHIDPALLSHTDLQPLHLPLHLKHPIPEPHWIER encoded by the coding sequence GTGGCTTCGCTTCGTTCTTCTCGCTCACCGGCTTGGCAACGCTTCACCTTAACCCTGCTTGCTCAGGGGGTGCGTCTTTGGCGTGATCCCCAAGCTCGACGCTTGGGCCAATGGGGGATCGGCACGGGGGGCGCGATCGCCCTCTGTTTATGGAATTGGCAACTCGTCCTCTCCACCAGTGCCGGAGTTGGGGCGATGCTCTCGGTCTATTGGCTGCAAACGGGCCAATGGCGGCAATATTGGGCCACGGTGCAGCGGGTGCTAGATGGCCCGCAACAGCCCCTGGTGATTGCGGTGGCCAGCGGCGGCGGCATTGCGATCGCCACCTATCTCGCCAGCACCCTCTGGCTCACCACCGAAAACCATTGGCTCGCCACCAGCGAAATTCTCCAAAGCGTTGGGATCGTGGCTATTCTCGGCCTGCTAATCACCCAGTTTCTCCACCAACACCGCCACCACCTCAACCACCGCTACGATCGCCTCGTCTGGGCCCTCAGTCACCCCAACCCGATCAAACGCCTCTTCGCCGTCCGTAAACTGAGCCAAGCCTACCCCAGCTACAGCCGCAGCCAACGCGCCCATCTGCGCGAATATTTCCTCCTCTCCCTGACTCAAGAAAACCATCCCCGCGTTCAACAGGCCCTCGTCGCCACCCTCAACCACATCGATCCCGCCCTCCTTTCCCACACCGACCTCCAACCTCTCCACCTCCCCCTTCACCTCAAACACCCCATCCCCGAACCCCACTGGATCGAACGATAA
- the msrA gene encoding peptide-methionine (S)-S-oxide reductase MsrA, with translation MGLFGFGKKLTLPAPGEALPGRSQAMPVPKQHFVNGHPLKAPFPEGMELAMFGLGCFWGAERKFWQLEGVYSTAVGYGAGLTPNPTYQEVCTGQTGHNEVVLVVYDPQVIPYEMLLKVFWESHNPTQGMRQGNDTGTQYRSGIYTYSEAQKQAAIAAKQAYQAVIQAANYGEITTEILAAPEFYYAEDYHQQYLAKNPNGYCGLGGTGVECPIGLLQTQE, from the coding sequence ATGGGTTTATTTGGTTTTGGTAAAAAATTAACCTTGCCGGCCCCCGGCGAAGCCTTACCGGGACGCTCCCAAGCGATGCCGGTTCCGAAACAACACTTTGTCAACGGTCATCCCCTCAAAGCTCCGTTTCCGGAGGGGATGGAACTGGCGATGTTTGGGCTGGGGTGTTTTTGGGGAGCCGAACGAAAGTTTTGGCAGTTAGAGGGCGTGTATTCCACGGCGGTGGGCTACGGGGCGGGTTTGACCCCTAATCCGACCTATCAGGAAGTTTGTACGGGGCAAACGGGGCATAACGAGGTGGTGCTGGTGGTCTACGATCCCCAGGTGATTCCCTACGAAATGTTGCTTAAGGTGTTTTGGGAAAGCCACAATCCCACCCAAGGCATGCGCCAAGGGAACGATACGGGCACGCAGTACCGGTCGGGGATCTACACCTATTCCGAGGCTCAAAAGCAGGCAGCGATCGCCGCCAAGCAAGCCTATCAAGCGGTAATCCAAGCCGCGAACTATGGTGAAATCACCACGGAAATCCTAGCTGCGCCGGAATTCTACTACGCCGAAGACTATCACCAGCAATACCTCGCGAAGAATCCCAACGGCTACTGTGGTCTGGGGGGCACGGGCGTAGAATGCCCCATTGGTTTGCTGCAAACTCAAGAATAG